The following is a genomic window from Mastacembelus armatus unplaced genomic scaffold, fMasArm1.2, whole genome shotgun sequence.
TtgggtttatatatatatgtagaccTGAAGAGCTAATGTGGTGGTGGGATAGCAGCTGTTATCAGACCACAACCAAGGTGTGGGAACCCTGTTTATAAAGCTGGATgtggacctgagtctggacctggacctgagtctaaagcagaaatctgggactaacctttagttgctcaccacaactgttgttgctacaaatcctgttcatgttgttctgagtgtaatgtaaagatgaggattttaacctttgaccctttTGAGGCTGAGATTAAAACTAGGAGGGGCTAGAAACTAAATTTAGATCAGACCAGATTATTGATGAGATGGGGCTGGGTTTAGGACTAGAGGGGACTAGATTTAGGACCCCCTGTGGTCCTAAGGCACAGGGTTTGTGGGTAAACAAAGACCAGATTGTGGCTGCAGAAAAGCCTCCAGAGGATCAGAGGAAATAACTGGTGTTTCACTGTTTGTCTCCTGGTCCAGTCTCCAGTTTGATGTAGAACAGGATTTAGTCTTTATTTGGATCCACTCTAGCTTCCACACTGTCTAAAGTTTctaagtttctgttttcaggtttatCAGCAATGAGAACAGATCCAGCCTAATTGGAGTCTGTGAATGTTTCAtgtcacctgtgttttattgggctaaactctgttttaagtCGTGTTTCCTCGTTAAGACTCaggatttgttttccaaaggcTGCTGGTTGTTAAGAAAAGCTTTATAGACTGATCCTCATGGTGGAATGAGGTTTTTAGGGAGGACCACTGGATGTTTGGGGTcaaattcacatgtaaatataaaacacatgggACCTGTTCAGTCTAAGTGCCAGGGACAGATCGTCACTATGAGACTGGATGTTATCATTCCAAATACCGAAGTGAAACGACAAGAGGGCAGAAGACAGAACTTGGACGAAAAGCGTCAAAGTATCTTTTAGAAGGTTGGTATCATTTAGGGCAGCGCCAGCATCCTAACTGAAGTGATGCATCGAAGGACTTTTGATGGACTGTGGTCCATAAATAAGTCCATACTATTGAAAACAGTCCATCATCTTATTAAACTGCTagtcatttaaatgtcatgtcaaaCTACCAGTATAGGTTCACTTTACTGCTAACACATATAGCTAGGGAGGCAGGCCCCATATCAGAACccttaaatataaacattaagaGAACATCAACTTTATCAGTCCCTGAAGGAGCACTCAGGTTAGGTGTCACATTAATTCACATGTCAATGACTGTTaccattaaaaataatctgttaTTAATTAGCTGCCCCTTTACTAACATTTGGAAAAAGGGCAGGTTTTGGCCTTGGCCAGTCATTTCCAGTGGGGACATGTCACAGGTTCAGTTTTTTCCAACACGTCTTCTAGGAGGACGTCTTTACTATATTAAGGGACCGGACAGGGACATAAGAGCAAAAGTGGTTTGTGGTGTTGAGGAAGCCGACGCCACTTTTGCTGCATTTCCTGACAGCCCAGCAGGAGGTCACAGTGGCCAGAAAAAGACCAGAGGTGCCATTTCAAAACGTTCCTTCTGGCCTGGAAGGACCAGGGACATGGACAGATGGGTAAGAATGCACTTTGTTATTTCCAAATCAGTCATTTCACCCACTAGTTCATGAATCATTTCATGAGTTCTGATGTATTTGAACACATAACCAGACTGAAGGACATTTGGTGCTTGTGTGGGACATTGCAGTCCAATGGAGTCAGTCATTAAATGTTCCCCAGCACATTATCTTTAAGTGACTGCATCATAGTGTCAGCTGAGACTAAATGAGTTGGCAACCATTGGCAATGAGGGTTGGAAAACTGTACCAGACATAATATGTTAGAGTCCCAGTTTGCTGTTGTTCTGACCTCATCATGCATCTATGTTTTATACAGGTGTCAGAATGGATGGTGTGCCAGTCAGCCCAGCACATGATAAAGCAGGAGGTTCAGTTCACTCCTATGAAGGTGTTCATGTTTCTATCAGATATATTGTTACTGTGAGACATGGTCAGATGGTCCCGATGCCCCGATACCTGTGCACAGCTTAAACACATTGTGTTAGACAGGTTTGGATCTAAACTATGAGACAGGCATTTCACTTTATCTCAGCATGTCTGAAAGTGACTGAGTGAGGGAGCTATTGAGACGAGCCACCTCAGTCTAAAACTATATTGTGTATCAGCTGTTATGAAGAGCTTTGACTCCATCATTTGGAATCTAAGAGCATCCTGACAGTAGCCCAGAGTCAGTCCAGACCAGAGCTGAGTCTAAACCATGTGTTTAGACTCAGATGTGTTCTTccaattgtttttcattttcaggtgACGCAGCCTTTGGAGCTTGTTGGGATGGACCTGACTGGCAGGTCGGCTGAAACCAAAAGTGTCTatcaatatgtgtgtgatgaCTGACTACTACACTAAATGGCCACAAGCCTGTCCTCTGCAGTCAAaggtgcagaagaggttacacaACAAATTCTAAAGTTTGTGGATCAGTTTGAGGCACCAAAACACATTTGGACAGACCAGGGGAGCGAATCTGTAAATGCGgtaaaaggcaaaggcaaatgtattagtatagcaccattcatacactacgcaactcaaagtgctttacaaggcagaTAGTTCCATTAAAAGTCTGGAAAAGagcatctgaaaacaaagacatttaacatcaaataCATTTAGATCAAATAAAGTCAATTCAAATAAGATGTCAAAGCACATTAAGGAAACAAGGaggaacaattatttgaaggcagcaggaaacaacagggttttcagtcctggtttgaatgagctgacagttggagcagacctcaggtgttcaggaagtttgttccacaggtgaggagcatagtgactgaatgctgcttcactttgtttggttctggttcatCTCTATCTGCACCACACAGGCCTTGATGTGTATTTCAAGCTGACAGGCCAGAAGACATTTTAGCAGCTTGTTGATCCACATTCAACCAGAATTAGTTCTTTTTtatgacaaatgtaaatgaaaatggttTAATTTGCTCCTGACAAATAATTAATTAGTAAATTATCAAAGTTTCTTTGATGCTGGACATTAACACAAACAACCTGTGGGTTTCCAGGTGGTAGAAAATCTCTCCCCTCTAACATTACAAACTTCTCTGGAAGACTCTTTGACTCTTTGACCTCTCACCTTTTGGAAAAACGCTGCAGCAAACGTGTCCAGgaatctgcagctgcagactgtCTGGAGCATCGAGGAGGAAAACTGGATTAATGACTCAGCAACATTTATAGATTTGCTGCAGAGAATATGGATTATTAGAAGGTGAGAAATGACCCTTTGCTACTGTAGCACCAACATTTCTCACCGTGAACCTTATATAAGAAATTACCAACATATGAGcaggaataaaataaagatacacACCAGGCAACTGGTCAAAAAGCTGCTTTAAGTGTTGAATTATTGCTGATTTAATAAATCACTAAATCACTAATCAAGAATATGATTCTGATTCTTAAGTTTCTTTGAGTtgacaaaatgccaaaatgaCCTTCATGTCCCTGTGAGAGCCGTCTCAGGCATATTCTGGTAAACCAGAGCCAGCACTGTCAGCCTGAAACACTGTGTCATATGAGGACATTACACTGCACTAATGAGCTGGAACAATTAGCTGCTCACACTAGAGAGTTTAATTGAACAGTTACCAAGATGAGAAAggtctttctcacacacacacacacacacacacacacacactcctggagCAGCCATTCACACTAGAGGTGCTTGAACAATGGCCTCCTGTAGTAATGACTTAAGAAACTGAGTTTTCTGTGTTGGCCTGATACCCTGAGATATTTCCTGGCTGTTGAACACACAACACTCAGGCCTCTTCACAGGAGAAACTGCTCCTGAGGACTTTCAATGGATGGCccctggcagtgtgtgtgtgtgtgtgtgtgtgtttagtgttgaTGTTGTACggtacaagtgtgtgtgatttgtcttGTGCACTtgataaaaagatgaaatgacaCTTTTATAAGAGCCTGCTGttggctcactgtcacactaCACAGAGCAATAAAGTGCTTTGATTGGCTAAAGCTCAGACTAGTTATTGATTCATTGATCGATTTGTTGATCTGCTCATCTGGCAAATTATCCTGATGGTCAAAGCTGAACTGTTATTCAGGAGAAATCTCCATGAGACATCATTTTAACTTCAatcatgatttcatttatttcctatTAGAGAGACTAACTACCTTCActgctttaagtgtttttattatggtgctttaacatttttcatcCTGACAGACTCAACTCAGTGAAACCAACTTGTATAAAAGCTTTAAACCAACTGACTGTTGTGCTGAACATATACTATAAAATTacaagaacagaacagacacatAAGGTGATGTGGTTAGAAGTGACAGACGCATCCCAAACATCACGTGTCTGATTTACAGTCAGTATGTTTATTTCTCCATGACACAGTCTCCATTGTTTCTGTGGAAGGATTCCTACCACAGGTCCAGTGGATCCAGAACAtccatgtacatgtacagattTCCATAAACCCCaacactgcagtgaaatgtcacagcaacagaaacagcagaaaactacaGACAGAGAAGTTGGACCCGCTACAATAAGACCAGGACTCAGCTGGtctaaatgctgaaatgctgtttatttggcTGTAAGCAGGAAGTCCGAGCAGGTGCTGAGGCTGGAAAACTCCTCACTCAGTGATCTGTAAATCCTTTTCTCTGTAGGTCTCGGGGTCGGCCGCcttcctctgagctgctggaggaaaatCAGGAAACTGTCAGAAAACCTGGATTAGTTCATTATAGTGAGGCTGTTTTGTTCTGAATGGACTTTCTCTTTGGAAATAACTAGTTTTACATTCAAATGTTTACATACGTGTTTTTCTGTGACGCATTTCTTTGAAATCATGTTCTGGATTTTGGTTTATCGTGTTGTTTtcatacatattaaaaatacacatcaagTGAAAAATAGGACTTCAAATTATTGAGCTGTGGACCTATGTGCTATTTTGATTTAGCATCTGACATTAAAGGTGTTATATGTCCTATATAATTCAAGAAGACAGGCACCCTGGTCCCCcaacagatcagcagtctatcaattcaattcaattcaatttatttgtatagcgccaaatcacaatacaaatcatctcaaggcactttacaaaaactaaaactaaaaacccaacaattcccttatgagcaagcacttggcgacagtggagagaaaaaactccctttaacggaagaaaaaacctccagcagaaccgggctcagtttgggcggccatctgcctcgacggttggggtgagtggatagagcagagagaaaagaacagcaacaataaacaacaaatagacactgcaggttggtgggaccagtaactgcacatcagcgacaaacagctccaggaccagggacacctgcagaaggtacagagagaacagagagagagggagagagcacaaactaggagagagagagagcacaaggttagtaacattcaatggtggaatatacatgaggtgggaggagagaagagaggggacgggaagggaagggggggttagggtaggggagctcagtgcaccgatggtccttgggcagtctaggcctatagcagcataactaagggatggttcagggttgcctgaagccagccctaactatatgctttgtcaaagaggaaggttttaagtctagccttaaaagtacagagagtgtctgcctcctcaacccagactgggagctggttccattggagaggagcttgataactaaaggctctgcctcccattctgcttttggaaactctgggaaccacaagtagacctgcactctgagagtgaagtggtctattgggataatatggtactatgaggtctttgaggtatgaaggagcttgattatgaagggatttgtatgtgagaagaaggattttaaattctattctatattttacagggagccaatgaagagaagccaatataggagaaatatgatctctcttgctagttcctgtcaggactctggctgcggcattctggattaattggaggctttttatggagatattgagacatccagatagtaatgagttacagtaatctagccttgaggtaacaaatgcatggactagtttttctgcatcattttgagacaagatgttcctaattttggaaatgttgctcaagtgaaagaatgcagttctagagatttgttttatgtgtgagttaaagaacatgtcctggtcaaaaataactccaaggttttttacagtagtgctggaggccagggctatgccatctagagtagctataattttagaaaagttatttctgagattttttggcccaaatataacgacttctgttttctcagagtttaaaagtaaaaagttactggtcatccaggcctttatgtcagttagacactcttgaagtctggttaactggtttgtgttaacaggtttaatagatagatataactgagtgtcatctgcatagcagtggtaattaatagagtacttcctaatgacatatcctaaaggaagcatgtacggggtgaacagaatcggtcctagcacggagccttgtggaactccataactaacttttgttcgtgtggaaggttcatcacggacatgaacaaactggaatctgtccgataaataggattggaaccactttaacgctgttcctctgataccaatcacatgctccagtctctgtaataagatgttgtggtcaatggtgtcgaatgctgcattaaggtctaggaggacaagtattgaaacaagtccattatctgaggctaagagaagatcgttggtaactttcaacagtgctgtttctgtactatgatgtgctctaaatcctgattgaaaatctacaaatagttcattcctgtgtaagtggtctgatagctgcttagcaacagccttttctaggattttagaaataaatggcaggttggatattggtctataattagccaagactcctggatcaagactaggctttttgagtaaaggtttgattactgcagtcttaaaggcctgtggtacgtagcctgatactagagataaatttaccaagtccaataaagatgggttcattaatggcagggtgcctttaagcagtctagtctggatggggtctaagagacacgttgatgatttagatgaagcaactactgatgtaaattcagagagatctatgggagagaagcagtctaaacataactgaggtcctacagatgattcaagagctactgtagtagaagattcatttattgcaggtataggaagcatctgctgaattttatctctaatagcaTCTAGGGGGCATTACCGCCACCCCCGAACAGGAACATGGACATAGACAGGGTCCAAACAAACCCTATCTCTGCTAGAaccaattttattttgtactgaAATTTAGAATTTattaataatccatccatcatctagacccccttagtcctaaccagggtcccagggatctgctggagcctatcccagctctctttgggtgaagggcaggggtccaccctggacaggtccccagtccatcacagttaTTAATAATCTGATAATCCCTCTCGGATTATTAGCACCGGTAAAGGAAATGACCAATGAAAAGGAGTGAGCCAATCATGAACCAGGAGCCGTGCGCAGTGGGCGTGGCCGTCAAATCACCGCCATTTAAATCCTGCGCGCCAGGTGATCAGGTGTTCGTCAAGTCCGCCGCAGAAACACGCAGCCCGCTGAAGCCACACAACTAAAACACGAACCTTTTCTCCTTCGGCTAgtggtgggcaagtgaagcctcatgaagcactgaggctttcctgacaattgtgccgaaaaagattcaaagcttcaagacttcagtgacggtgacatctggtggacaactgaagccatagcaacctctaaagagcacgaatgaagcactggcactgtttcaatcccatgacagctgTTGTAGCTgatttatagtgtgtgtgtgtctggagtgAGGGAGTGTGGTTGGTTGATTACCTGCACACCTGTgggcagagggagaggaagtTAGATGGAAGTTAGACAGGTGGTTGGGCGGGGAAAATGAGGATAGGAGGAAGCCACATAGGTTTTCAACCATGGTGTGTGTGGCGTGTTTGGTGGTTTTGACGCGTAGTTTTAACATTGTAATCTTGCTAAGTCAGTATActgcatttttgttcttttggttAGTCTTCTTTTGATAATAAAGTGTTAAACGTATATTTTGGCggacattgttttttcttttttgacacGAGTTGGAAAcgtcttcctctttttttccctagtggcattttttgttgttagatTGCCACtacaacagcaataaaagttcagaccccttgagatcaaaatgatcccaaactttagaacgtcgcttattggtgggactcgccatgaaacttgccaaaatactctcactctcactctccaaatcctgaagcagaatgatgcatgttatacagctggtatggcaccaaaccactcacatctgtcaaacctgtcaagctgtcattggctcagaatgcattgaaacgccatgagccaatgacacacactgaaagactatgagccaatgaaaagcttcgaaacattttgaagcaatgaagcgcgaagcgaaacagtgatgacattcgaagcttcgaacgtcatcagtcacgtgtCACTGGTGTTTTGACACAAGCCCCGACACagcgtttcgaatcactccgcttcaggaagagtgacacaggctccgaagcctcggtatcatttgcccatcactaataGTAGTTCACTAGATTGTTTTGTTCCCGGACAGCATGGTgaatgagtggttagcactgttgcctcacagcaaggaggttccTGGTCCGAAACCCTGCAGTGGcctttatgtgtggagttttcatgctGGTGGGTTCTCTGGTTTTGTGATCCCATTTATAgaccactgtgaaatgaaatacaactgcaaaataatgagctaacTGCTAACTGAGGTGAGCTGACTGCATCAGTCATCCAGGCCATGTAGCTCCTTCGGCAGcaacagagactgactgttacacactgaatgtatgtctgtataaatataaacctaaatatgaatatgaatgctGCTAAACAGAGAATTGGTGAGATTTTATGTGAAGGGTAGTACACGTGTATGTGGCttctaaaactaattttctctTAATAAAACTGTGGAGGAAGGTTGTGATAATAAAGACTCACACACCATagaaatgtctttctgagttttattcacacacttactgacatccagctacatcaagtgaggaagatcatgtccaaaaacacatacacGGTGAACATACACGTGTATGTGGCTTCTAAAAcaatgtgcttttgtaaaataaagaaagcagacagggtgcgctgtctgtcttctctctctgtcatctctcttcacagacacatgaataaaacaaccagaatctcagccaatacttgtctcataaaaataagaaatatatggcttgaaatttttttattttaaatgaaacaattcgAAAcagtcgaaaacaaatcaccaCTTTTTACGTTTTCACCTTTTACGTGAAGTACGTTTTCCCGTCTCACCACATTGTAACTATTGTGATCCCGCCTCgtactgagcgcactgttcatatggaaataatctgaggtgagccaggtaattctGTACATGCCCCtgagaaattacataaaacgccaaacttcatcatagaatttactcactgtttctgtgtttggatgatggcaggCTATGTGGGTGAAGAAGTACttcatatgttccagacagcaatgaagagtttactttgtcctcagagtacaAACATGACTTAAATGACGAACATTTGGATCCgcattgtactgtattgtattgtattgtactgtattgtattgtattgcagtaattccctctcattCACATTCCTGACTCAGGCTCATTATGCTGATGTCTCAGGTAAATgacatgactattcatggtcagacacactttcctgcatatttcttttctaaacaaaaagtgtcttacaaaatttaaattaatgtattgttttcagtgaatgagtgaacatcACTCACATCatgttgaagcaaacactttacactacaagatgtatttattaaaagtcTTGCAGAAtcaatgttctgttttatggtcttatttcagtgacttaaaaatttcagtttttcactaaccatgcataaacactgtttgctcaaaaacataatcacatATTATTGTTGCCCAGTTTCTGCTGATTAGAGTGTTATCACACTTTAGCCAGtaacatgtttaaaagcaactgaaaaaagcacaaatgtcagggcatgtcaaaacttgtccagggccccaaaacacacTCAGACCTCAGACGGTTAAGCTATTTGATAGAGACCTTAACCACAGTGGtcagttttgacatttcttcttGGTGTGAATGCGCTGATGGGCTGTTAGAGCACTTGAGCAAAGAAAAAATTTTCCACATTGCTCACACCAGTACggtttctctccagagtgaatacgctgatgtgttttgaggtagCCTAACcatgagaaggcttttccacactggtcacagctatagggcttctctccagagtgaatacgctgatgtgttttcaggttgcctaacCGTGAGAAGGcctttccacactggtcacagctatagggcttctctccagagtgaatacgctgatgtgttttgagggggCCTAaccgtgagaaggcttttccacactggtcacagctatagggcttctctccagagtgaatacgctgatgtgttttgagggggCCTAaccgtgagaaggcttttccacactggtcacagctatagggcttctctccagagtgaatacgctgatgtgttttcaggttgcctaactgtgagaaggcCTTTCCACACTGGTCGCACCAGTgcggcttctctccagagtgaatacgctgatgtgttttaaggGGGCCTAACCGTgggaaggcttttccacactggtcacagctatagggcttctctccagagtgaatacgctgatgtactttgaggtggcctgactctgtgaaggcttttccacactggtcacagctatagggcttctctccagagtgaatacgctgatgttttttgaggttgcctgactctgtgaaggcttttccacactggtcacagctatagggcttctgtGACgtgtgaatacgctgatgttttttcagggtatttaaacatgtgaaggcttttccacattggtcacagctatagggcttctctccagagtgaatacgctgatgtactttgaggtggcctgactctgtgaaggcttttccacactggtcacagctatagggcttctctccagagtgaatacgctgatgtgttttgaggtggcctgactctgtgaaggcttttccacactggtcacagctatagggcttctctccagagtgaatacgctgatgtgttttgaggtggcctgactctgtgaaggcttttccacactggtcacagctatagggcttctgtGACgtgtgaatacgctgatgttttttcagggtatttaaacatgtgaaggcttttccacactggtcacagctatagggcttctctccagagtgaatacgctgatgttttttgaggtggcctgactctgtgaaggcttttccacactggtcacagctatagggcttctctccagagtgaatacgctgatgtgttttgaggtggcctgactctgtgaaggcttttccacactggtcacagctatagggcttctctccagagtgaatacgctgatgtgttttaaggGGGCCTAACCGTgggaaggcttttccacactggtcacagctatagggcttctctccagagtgaatacgctgatgtactttgaggtggcctgactctgtgaaggcttttccacactggtcacagctatagggcttctctccagagtgaatacgctgatgtgttttaaggGGGCCTAACCGTgggaaggcttttccacactggtcacagctatagggcttctctccagagtgaatacgctgatgtactttgaggtggcctgactctgtgaaggcttttccacactggtcacagctatagggcttctgtGACgtgtgaatacgctgatgttttttcagggtatttaaacatgtgaaggcttttccacattggtcacagctatagggcttctctccagagtgaatacgctgatgtactttgaggtggcctgactctgtgaaggcttttccacactggtcacagctatagggcttctctccagagtgaatacgctgatgtgttttgaggtggcctgactctgtgaaggcttttccacactggtcacagctatagggcttctctccagagtgaatacgctgatgttttttcagggtatttaaacatgtgaaggcttttccacactggtcacagctatagggcttctctccagagtgaatacgctgatgttttttgaggtggcctgactctgtgaaggcttttccacactggtcacagctatagggcttctctccagagtgaatacgctgatgtgttttcagggtatttaaacgtgtgaaggcttttccacactggtcacagctatagggcttctctccagagtgaatacgctgatgtgttttgaggtggcctgactctgtgaaggcttttccacactggtcacagctatagggcttctctccagagtgaatacgctgatgtgttttgaggtggcctaaccgtgagaaggcttttccacactggtcacagctatagggcttctctccagagtgaatacgctgatgtgttttcaggttgcctaactgtgagaaggcctttccacactggtcacagctatagggcttctctctagagtgaatatgctgatgtgttttcaggtgaccTAAGTGGGAGAAGGCTTTTTCACACTGGTCACAGTTGTAGGTTTTCTTTCCAGTGTGAACATGCTGATTAATCTCTAAACTCTCCAATGTTGTGAAGGTCTTATTGACTCctgttcttcttttctatttgtaaaaaagaagaaaaaagcaaaatggagaaaagataTGAAATTACATGATAGAAAAATCCAAAACCATAATTGACATTGACATTCACAACATGTCTATGAAACATGATCATGTAAACTGTGTTTCCCTGGAGTTCTATTTCATTCCAAAGTTGTGTTGTGTCTCATccacacattttgtcattttttaaaattatttttcttaaaacgTGTGCTTGCCTCACCTCAATAGCTTTTCTTAGTATCAACATTTAACTTTTATCTAGTTTCATTTCTAAACAGTGGACACAACTC
Proteins encoded in this region:
- the LOC113128932 gene encoding zinc finger protein 91-like codes for the protein KRRTGVNKTFTTLESLEINQHVHTGKKTYNCDQCEKAFSHLGHLKTHQHIHSREKPYSCDQCGKAFSQLGNLKTHQRIHSGEKPYSCDQCGKAFSRLGHLKTHQRIHSGEKPYSCDQCGKAFTESGHLKTHQRIHSGEKPYSCDQCGKAFTRLNTLKTHQRIHSGEKPYSCDQCGKAFTESGHLKKHQRIHSGEKPYSCDQCGKAFTCLNTLKKHQRIHSGEKPYSCDQCGKAFTESGHLKTHQRIHSGEKPYSCDQCGKAFTESGHLKVHQRIHSGEKPYSCDQCGKAFTCLNTLKKHQRIHTSQKPYSCDQCGKAFTESGHLKVHQRIHSGEKPYSCDQCGKAFPRLGPLKTHQRIHSGEKPYSCDQCGKAFTESGHLKVHQRIHSGEKPYSCDQCGKAFPRLGPLKTHQRIHSGEKPYSCDQCGKAFTESGHLKTHQRIHSGEKPYSCDQCGKAFTESGHLKKHQRIHSGEKPYSCDQCGKAFTCLNTLKKHQRIHTSQKPYSCDQCGKAFTESGHLKTHQRIHSGEKPYSCDQCGKAFTESGHLKTHQRIHSGEKPYSCDQCGKAFTESGHLKVHQRIHSGEKPYSCDQCGKAFTCLNTLKKHQRIHTSQKPYSCDQCGKAFTESGNLKKHQRIHSGEKPYSCDQCGKAFTESGHLKVHQRIHSGEKPYSCDQCGKAFPRLGPLKTHQRIHSGEKPHWCDQCGKAFSQLGNLKTHQRIHSGEKPYSCDQCGKAFSRLGPLKTHQRIHSGEKPYSCDQCGKAFSRLGPLKTHQRIHSGEKPYSCDQCGKAFSRLGNLKTHQRIHSGEKPYSCDQCGKAFSWLGYLKTHQRIHSGEKPYWCEQCGKFFLCSSALTAHQRIHTKKKCQN